Part of the Xenopus tropicalis strain Nigerian chromosome 3, UCB_Xtro_10.0, whole genome shotgun sequence genome, ATACACGCCACGCGATCCCATACATGCCCATACACGCCAAGCGAGCCCATACATGCCCATAcacgccaggcgagcggatctcccctctcacctatgggtgggcaatatcgggccaGTTCGGTTCTTTGGCCGGTTTCAGGTCAGATGTTGgccgggcaggcctgtcgttagtacccatacattggccaataagctgctagAATCAGCCCGTATATGGCCCCTTAAGTAACCCGCCTGTGATTGGATCATTCTTTCTGCCCCACACAGTTCTGGCACCAATGAAAGAATTGCGCAGAAGCCCAAactcgccagcgctcggtctaacccacaacctggcgctgaccagctgctataaacgctaaaaagccattaattatacacaaagagaatgaaagattgccagtgcttagtttgcctttaaaaataatttttacaaaaaatgaggtgttagtaccacactttggccaaagtatgtaagctcacgtgccgcGGCCCCTCACTAATGGGACTGAGTATTCAGGCCTATTGCACCTTTAGCTCTACTGGGAATCCCGTGACATTTGTACCAATCGGATCCCTGAAGCAAGATGGGTGGAGCTGCCACTTTGTTGCCCCGCCTACTCCCGACACCAGGGATCTATGGCTTTGTGAGGTTCCATTGTTATTGTGGCTATTGCgtccccccaggcccctccagCGGGGCAGGACCCCTGATACCCTGACCCCCCCAGTGTGACTTTGCTCCTCAGGCAGGAGGTGCAAATTATGGACCTTGGGGCCCCAGCTAGAAGCACCCCCTCCCCCCTCTATTGCCTCCCAGAGCCCCTCACTATAAAGCCAGTTCTGCCCCCTGACTGGGTTCCTGAgtgtctcacacagaaacctacAGACCCAGAATAAATGACTGGAATGTTTTACAGAACCAGAATCTCTGCGCTTTCCTTCTGCAGCTGCAACTGTATGTCTGTCGCCATGACTATGGGTTAAACTGCGGCTCCGCCTCCCACTCATCCGCTCATAAGGGCTGTTTGTCCTGTAACTGGGCACCGACTGCACATTCCTGCCCAGGAATTCTGCCCAGAACCCCCTCCCCCCGACACTTCCTACAGTACAGGCCCCGGGGGTACGGTACCTACTATACGGGCCTGCCTGTTCCCCCGGGGGTACGGTACCTACGATACGGGCCTGCCGGTTCCCCCGGGGGTACGGTACCTACGATACGGGCCTGCCGGTTCCCCCGGGGGTACGGTACCTACTATACGGGCCTGCCGGTTCCCCCGGGGGTACGGTACCTACTATACGGGCCTGCCTGTTCCCCCGGGGGTACGGTACCTACTATACGGGCCTGCCTGTTCCCCCGGGGGTACGGTACCTACTATACGGGCCTGCCTGTTCCCCCGGGGGTACGGTACCTACTATACGAGCCTGCCGGTTCCCCCGGGGGTACGGTACCTACTATACGGGCCTGCCTGTTCCCCCGGGGGTACGGTACCTACGATACGGGCCTGCCGGTTCCCCCGGGGGTACGGTACCTACGACACGGGCCTGCCGGTTCCCCCGGGGGTACGGTACCTACTATACGGGCCTGCCGGTTCCCCCGGGGGTGCGGTACCTACTATACGGGCCTGCCGGTTCCCCCGGGCGTACGGTACCTACTATACGAGCCTGCCGGTTCCCCCGGGGGTACGGTACCTACTATACGGGCCTGCCTGTTCCCCCGGGGGTACGGTACCTACTATACGAGCCTGCCGGTTCCCCCGGGGGTACGGTACCTACGACACGGGCCTGCCGGTTCCCCCGGGGGTACGGTACCTACTATACGGGCCTGCCGGTTCCCCCGGGGGTACGGTACCTACTATACGGGCCTGCCGGTTCCCCCGGGGGTACGGTACCTACTATACGGGCCTGCCTGTTCCCCCAGGGGTACGGTACCTACTATACGGGCCTGCCGGTTCCCCCGGGGGTACGGTACCTACTATACGGGCCTGCCGGTTCCCCCGGGGGTGCGGTACCTACTATACGGGCCTGCCGGTTCCCCCGGGCGTACGGTACCTACGACACGGGCCTGCCGGTTCCCCCGGGGCTACGGTACCTACGACACGGGCCTGCCGGTTCCCCCGGGGGTACGGTACTTACGATACGGGCCTGCCGGTTCCCCCGGGGGTACGGTACCTACGACACGGGCCTGCCGGTTCCCCCGGGGGTACGGTACCTACTATACGGGCCTGCCGGTTCCCCCGGGGGTACGGTACCTACTATACGGGCCTGCCGGTTCCCCCGGGGGTACGGTACCTACTATACGAGCCTGCCGGTTCCCCCGGGGGTACGGTACCTACTATACGAGCCTGCCGGTTCCCCCGGGGGTACGGTACCTATGATACGGGCCTGCCGGTTCCCCCGGGGGTACGGTACCTACGACACGGGCCTGCCGGTTCCCCCGGGGCTACGGTACCTACTATACGGGCCTGCCGGTTCCCCCGGGGGTACGGTACCTACTATACGAGCCTGCCGGTTCCCCCGGGGGTACGGTACCTACTATACGGGCCTGCCGGTTCCCCCGGGGGTACGGTACCTACTATACGAGCCTGCCGGTTCCCCCGGGGGTACGGTACCTACTATACGAGCCTGCCGGTTCCCCCGGGGGTACGGTACCTACTATACGAGCCTGCCGGTTCCCCCGGGGGTACGGTACCTACTATACGAGCCTGCCGGTTCCCCCGGGGGTACGGTACCTACTATACGAGCCTGCCGGTTCCCCCGGGGGTACGGTACCTACTATACGGGCCTGCCGGTTCCCCCGGGGGTACGGTACCTACGATACGGGCCTGCCGGTTCCCCCGGGGGTACGGTACTTACGATACGGGCCTGCCGGTTCCCCCGGGGGTACGGTACCTACTATACGGGCCTGCCGGTTCCCCCGGGGGTACGGTACCTACGATACGGGCCTGCCGGTTCCCCTGGGGGTACGGTACCTACGATACGGGCCTGCCGGTTCCCCCGGGGGTACGGTACCTACGATACAGGCCTGCCGGTTCCCCCGGGGGTACGGTACCTACTATAGGGGCCTGCCGGTTCCCCCGGGGGTACGGTACCTACGACACGGGCCTGCCGGTTCCCCCGGGGGTACGGTACTTACGATACGGGCCTGCCGGTTCCCCCGGGGGTACGGTACCTATGATACGGGCCTGCCGGTTCCCCCGGGGGTACGGTACCTACTATACGGGCCTGCCGGTTCCCCCGGGGGTACGGTACCTACTATACGGGCCTGCCGGTTCCCCCGGGGGTACGGTACCTACTATACGGGCCTGCCGGTTCCCCCGGGGGTACGGTACCTACGACACGGGCCTGCCGGTTCCCCCGGGGGTACGGTACCTACGACACGGGCCTGCCGGTTCCCCCGGGGGTACGGTACCTACGACACGGGCCTGCCGGTTCCCCCGGGGGTACGGTACCTACGATACGGGCCTGCTGGTTCGGGGGTACGGTACCTACACTCGGGGTGCCGCCTTGGTTGGGGTTGGAACTGCTGAATGCTGGGTAAGGGTGGCACCAAGGCTGAACTGTGGCCCTCAGCTATAGAGACCCAATCAGGTGCCAGCCCAGAATCCCATTGGGTAGAATGAATGCCCAATCCAAGAGGATTGTGGGAAAAGGATGTGTCTCTCCAATTCCAAGCACTGTCACAGGATCAGGGTGGTCCAACTTCCTTCAGCTGTCAGAGGGCCCTGGGAGTACAACCCCCAGCGCCAGTTGCACAGGATAATGGGAATCCCCCACCCCCGGCTTTGCACAAGTGAAGGCAGGATCCTATTtaggttaagttcccctttaatagaggCCTGTGAATGAGCGAGGGAAGATGAGGAGGGATGAGAGGCGGCTAATTGCACCCTGGGGTAGGGGCGCCACCTGGCCAGGAAATGGGGTGCTTGGTGCCGAGTATTAATAGGGCATGGTGGCGCCCCCAGGGGAGAGAAGGGGCTAATTGCACCCTGGGGTAGGGGCGCCACCTGGCCAGGAAATAGGGTGCTTGGTGCCGAGTATTAATAGGGCATGGTGGCGCCCCCAGGGGAGACAAGTGGCTAATTGCACCCTGGGGTAGGGGCGCCACCTGGCCAGGAAATAGGGTGCTTGGTGCCGAGTATTAATAGGGCATGGTGGCGCCCCCAGGGGAGACAAGTGGCTAATTGCACCCAGGGGTAGGGGCGCCACCTGGCCAGGAAATAGGGTGCTTGGTGCCGAGTATTAATAGGGCAAGGTGGCGCCCCCAGGGGAGACAAGTGGCTAATTGCACCCTGGGGTAGGGGCGCCACCTGGCCAGGAAATAGGGTGCTTGGTGCCGAGTATTAATAGGGCATGGTGGCGCCCCCAGGGGAGACAAGTGGCTAATTGCACCCAGGGGTAGGGGCGCCACCTGGCCAGGAAATAGGGTGCTTGGTGCCGAGTATTAATAGGGCAAGGTGGCACCCCCAGGGGAGAGAAGGGGCTAATTGCACCCTGGGGTAGGGGCGCCACCTGGCCAGGAAATAGGGTGCTTGGTGCCGAGTATTAATAGGGCAAGGTGGCACCCCCAGGGGAGACAAGTGGCTAATTGCACCCAGGGGTAGGGGCGCCACCTGGCCAGGAAATAGGGTGCTTGGTGCCGAGTATTAATAGGGCAAGGTGGCACCCCCAGGGGAGAGAAGGGGCTAATTGAACCCTGGGGTAGGGgctgtcacacaacgtatgacgtatgagccgctagcacaatcagggaaataccacacgtgccacaggggttgtttcacaggggtttattacaaccaaacgtagataaacagggaaagggcaatacgcatggaaggtccacaagtcccaatcacatcaatcctcctacagggagtcttcagggcaacccccctctgcacagtctccagggaacaaaggccgagtctcccagcccaacccccaatacacaaaggtgtcccacccagacaccccacaattacctgggtagcctccccaggcagttccaatgggaataaacaaagttcctttttgggtagttccacagaaacacactaccttggttccaggggcaaacagtccttccacaggggttagggtaatccagttggagggaatcttcctgcctgagctaggatggatcccaaggaaccgcaggggagggtgtcctgccgtagcgaggttacacccagatgaaccaaaagctccttctccacccacaacctctgggttttctaccctgctgctggtacctcccctcttttccacaccccctaggattgattggttaggaggctgaccctgcttctgcttaacccaaccctagcagctccaattggcagggtcccctgcagcatcattaggggaggggtttaacctaggagggacttgcccagctcctctggaggggacttctgggagcttctttgtttaaaaccctttcggcgggaaaacagaacaatgggctgccaccatcttggctagatcatgcactggctaaacatggggccagtataagggtttttggtcacagGGGCGCCACCTGGCCAGGAAATAGGGTGCTTGGTGCCGAGTATTAATAGGGCAAGGTGGCACCCCCAGGGGAGACAAGTGGCTAATTGCACCCTGGGGTAGGGGCGCCACCTGGCCAGGAAATAGGGTGCTTGGTGCCGAGTATTAATAGGGCAAGGTGGCACCCCCAGGGGAGACAAGTGGCTAATTGCACCCTGGGGTAGGGGCGCCACCTGGCCAGGAAATAGGGTGCTTGGTGCCGAGTATTAATAGGGCAAGGTGGCACCCCCAGGGGAGAGAAGGGGCTAATTGCACCCTGGGGTAGGGGCGCCACCTGGCCAGGAAATAGGGTGCTTGGTGCCGAGTATTAATAGGGCAAGGTGGCACCCCCAGGGGAGACAAGTGGCTAATTGCACCCTGGGGTAGGGGCGCCACCTGGCCAGGAAATAGGGTGCTTGGTGCCGAGTATTAATAGGGCAAGGTGGCACCCCCAGGGGAGAGAAGGGGCTAATTGCACCCTGGGGTAGGGGCGCCACCTGGCCAGGAAATAGGGTGCTTGGTGCAGAGTATTAATAGGGCAAGGTGGCACCCCCAGGGGAGAGAAGGGGCTAATTGCACCCTGGGGTAGGGGCGCCACCTGGCCAGGAAATAGGGTGCTTGGTGCCGAGTATTGATAGGGCAAGGTGGCACCCCCAGGGGAGAGAAGGGGCTAATTGCACCCTGGGGTAGGGGCGCCACCTGGCCAGGAAATAGGGTGCTTGGTGCCGAGTATTAATAGGGCAAGGTGGCACCCCCAGGGGAGAGAAGGGGCTAATTGCACCCCACTCGGCCTTTGGCCTATTTACCCTACAAGCACAATTAGACCTAATTAAACACCTGGAAGGGGAGGAGCCAGATACATTCTATAATGAAATGATTGGAGGAAGGACCCCTCCTGTAAGGAaacacatctgattggctgctatgatgaGAAAGGCAAATCAGTCAAATACTATGCAACAAAGGCGGCCAATGGGAAAGCTGCAAGAATGAGGCCAATCTAAGCTCCGCCCCCTGGGATACAGGAATGTGGAACAGGTGCCCAGGTGTGGTCCCTGCTGGAATGAAGCAATTGCCCCGGCAGCATCAGGCTGGCAAGGTTGGTTGCACAAGGCAGGAGTTGCCCAACGTGCCCCAGGGCAGATGCTGCTGGTTGAGCAGGTTTGGCAGGGGGAAGAGATGGAATGTTCCGGATCAGTGACTAAACAGCTGCGGAGAGAAGAAGACCAAAGGCAGCCGGGACCTATGGGCTCCCCATTCTATTCTGGGGGGGTTGCTATGATCCCCCtgaacccccccccttcccctatAAACCGGTTCCCATtcttcatttggcttcaaatggGTTTGGGTTCCCATGGCTCTAGGGGGCAGTGCCCCTCCCTCCAGCCAATCACCTTAGGGCAGCCATTATCACAGGCCCCCGTGCCAGGGCCATGCCAGTTCCCATAGACATTACATGGGCACACTGATGGGAGAGAGTAGAGTAGGTATGGCCTTAAGTCTGTAGTGTTCTTACTGCCCCTCCTGGTGTATAACCCAATACTTACCCCTCCTGCTATTGCCCCTGTGCCACATGGCAGAGGATGATCAGTAGGTACCAACCAACAGTGCCATAAGGGCAAAACTTGAGGGCAAAGAGGATGACCACAAATTCTGCCCATGACAGACCCAAGGGAGTGGGGTTCTTCCCAAGCCGATCCATTACCTACAGAACTTACCCATCAATCCCTACATCTACGAGAGACACCCCAACTCAGCCCCCAAGCTGGGGGTATAACCTGGGCTGTAGGACAAAGCCCCGGGGCAGTTGGCTGGTTTCAATCACTCCATTGGCCAGTGAGCAGCAGGCTCTTGCTTATTGGTCAGGGCTGTGGACTTGTGGGTAGCAGAGGCTGTAGGAGCCCCTCAGAACTTGTACTGGAAGGATATTGCCAGTCCGTTACCCCCCAAGGTTCCAGAGGGGGCACCATAATGGGGGGGCCCTGAGAATCATTACAAGAAACCAGATCGTCCctttgaaaaaaagttttatttacaaaaacaagaAAATCTGCTACAAGTCACAAAGCGTATAAATCTAGATACATAATGGGGGGCCCCTACACCCCAGGCTCAGGCCCACTTGCACTTACTGCTGATCTGGGATTAGGGTATCAGTGTTAAAATCCCCCCCAATGCCCTTTACAAACTTCATCAATAAAatccccccccgccccccaataTCACATAGGAGCCCCGGCACGGCCAATCAGCTGCATTATTATAAACAGGTTAAACAAGCATAGAAATGTCAGTTCATTGGTCAGTCACACAAATGGAGTAGGAAGCAGCACCCCAGTATCCCTCCAAGTCACCCCGCCAAGCACAGGAAGGGTCCAACATGGCCGCCACGGGGCGGCTCGCTACCTAGTCAGTTCTTCTTTCCCCCTAAGTGCTGAATGTTGGGGTGCAAGTGGAGAGCCGTGACCTGGGGGGTGCTGCTTGAATAAGGTGGGTAACAGGGTTTGAGGCATCACACATAGTCCCTTGCAGAAGATGGAGCCTTGGTCTTTGCCCCGGACTTGGGGTACCCCTTCTGGTAGTTATTCTTGCGGGAACATGAACATGCCAACAGGGCTCCACCAATCAGCGCCAGGAAGGATCCGGCCCAGCCGAGGAAGACTCCGGCACCAAACTCGTACCTGGGGTAGGAGAAACGTGGTTAGAAACCCATAGGAACCAGGGTAGGAGGTGGCctctgggctgggggggcggGATAGACAGGGTTATACAGTGGGGGCATCTCGGCCAATGGGCTAAGCCAGGGCACTTACTTGGTATTGATTGGCAGGAGAGGGTTGTAGAAATCCCGAATGATCTGGTTCCCATACCAGGAGCAGGCAATGAGCGCTGCCAGACCTAGAGAAGAAGGAAGAGTCCATTATTGATGGGGGTCCGGTTACGCACAGGTGGGGACATGTGGGGTCCGGTTATGCACAGTGGGGACATGTCCGGGTCAGGACCAAGCCCAGAATATTTAGCTGCCTCCATGCCAGGGTTATTAATGTAGAGAAGGTCTCTCCTGGATGCCATGGGACCAGCTGGTATCTCAGTAGGCTTCAGTGTTGGACCATACAAGGAGCAGCTAGGAACCCACGGGGGTGGTTCTGTACTTACCCCCAATCAGAAAGACAAATCCGCCAGTCATTGCAATGCGAGACTTCTTCACTTTGTCATCCCCCCCACAGTTGGTGCATTTCATGCCCATGGTAGATATGGCGAGGCCAAATACCCCCAGGATGATGGAGACCACCATGAGTGCCCGCGTGGCCTGCAGAGATGCtggagagagagaagaagagtGTGAGAGACAGTCCAACACCAAGAACCATCTTCCAACTGAAAGCAACCCCCCCACGTTAGAGCCTTACAGATGGGTACCCCAATTCTACCCTGAGATTCTACCAAGCACCACCAGATATTTACCCCACAGCAATACCTTCTCAGAAGAGAGGCTGGGCCAAGCAGCACAGGGGTAGAAAGAAAACATACATTTCCCTAAAACTCTAAGGCCAGTCGCCCCCCCTACAACTACTTATCTGCACCCCAACCCCcaaagagaccccccccccccagttcataGGCCAGAACTTGTCATGTCTTAGTGCCTGGGCCTCATTCAGCACAGAATCCTACCCCAAGACATAGCAGCATCTCCCCTGCCCCAGGCCTGCCTGATCTTGCCCCACATAGCCGAGATGCCCCAGCAGCACCTCCCTGTAAGGGACACTCTACCCAACTGCCCCGCAGGTACCATATCAGCACTGGCAGCCTCACAGGGCATGAACTGGCCCCAGGGGGCAGGAAGGAAGGGCCACAATCATGTTCTTATCCACTGGCTCAACATATCCCATAGTGCTGTGCAGTGATTATACAtcagccccagtgagcttacaatctaaggtccctatccaatcagtccctgccccagtgagcttacaatctaaggtccctatccaatcagcccctgccccagtgagcttacaatctaaggtccctatcccattcccatcagtccctgccccagtgagcttacaatctaaggtccctatcccattcccatcagtccctgccccagtgagcttacaatctaatatccctatcccattcccatcagccgctgccccagtgagcttacaatctaaggtccctatcacattcccatcagcccctgccccagtgagcttacaatctaaggtccctatccaatcagcccctgccccagtgagcttacaatctaaggtccctatcccattcccatcagtccctgccccagtgagcttacaatctaaggtccctatcacattcccatcagcccctgccccagtgagcttacaatctaaggtccctatccaatcagcccctgccccagtgagcttacaatctaaggtccctatcccattcccatcagcccctgccccagtgagcttacaatctaaggtccctatcacattcccatcagcccctgccccagtgagcttacaatctaaggtccctatccaatcagcccctgccccagtgagcttacaatctaaggtccctatcccattcccatcagtccctgccccagtgagcttacaatctaaggtccctatcccattcccatcagcccctgccccagtgagcttacaatctaaggcccctgtCATCATGTGGGCCAATACCACCTTAGGGAGAATACCCATACTATTTTCCCCCAGACAGCGCCCA contains:
- the cldn7 gene encoding claudin 7 precursor, which produces MANSGLQLLGFVLALLGWIALIAATIMPQWKMSSYAGDQIITAVAIYQGLWMSCATQSTGQIQCKVYDSLLQLDASLQATRALMVVSIILGVFGLAISTMGMKCTNCGGDDKVKKSRIAMTGGFVFLIGGLAALIACSWYGNQIIRDFIDEVCKGHWGGF
- the cldn7 gene encoding claudin-7 isoform X1 encodes the protein MANSGLQLLGFVLALLGWIALIAATIMPQWKMSSYAGDQIITAVAIYQGLWMSCATQSTGQIQCKVYDSLLQLDASLQATRALMVVSIILGVFGLAISTMGMKCTNCGGDDKVKKSRIAMTGGFVFLIGGLAALIACSWYGNQIIRDFYNPLLPINTKYEFGAGVFLGWAGSFLALIGGALLACSCSRKNNYQKGYPKSGAKTKAPSSARDYV